A genomic segment from Glycine max cultivar Williams 82 chromosome 1, Glycine_max_v4.0, whole genome shotgun sequence encodes:
- the LOC100780830 gene encoding uncharacterized protein isoform X3, with amino-acid sequence MLSLRLLRLFSVRSTCNQAPILQESYKVYKETGLRSLSTGSVKMSSRGKQGAIVSYQNVVVMRHGERFDNFEPSWAATAARPWDPPLAEAGRKRAFKTGLRLRESVEFPIGRVFVSPFLRCLQTAVELVASLSDGVAVKPSEVKVSVEYGLCEMMNSKAIRPNVAPKDGNMGFDVAVCEAMLPAEIVDKNVERMCKELPQWEESVLQAGARYQQLIKDLADKYPTENLLLVTHGEGVKVAVSSFKKDAEVNEVDYCGYVELRRPMFMKDHTFAAGEFDLLTTSGQTGVSYFLPRPLGSDTNQTLP; translated from the exons ATGCTTTCGTTACGGTTACTTCGCCTTTTCTCTGTTCGTTCTACGTGTAACCAAGCTCCCATTCTGCAGGAAAGCTATAAG GTGTATAAAGAAACTGGCTTACGATCGTTATCTACAG GTTCGGTGAAAATGAGTTCAAGAGGAAAGCAGGGTGCCATCGTTTCTTACCAAAACGTCGTCGTAATGAGGCACGGCGAGCGCTTCGACAACTTCGAGCCGTCATGGGCGGCGACGGCGGCGCGGCCTTGGGACCCGCCGCTGGCCGAGGCCGGCCGGAAACGGGCGTTCAAAACGGGCCTGAGGCTCCGAGAGAGTGTCGAGTTTCCGATCGGGCGCGTCTTCGTTTCGCCGTTCCTCCGCTGCCTCCAGACCGCCGTGGAACTCGTGGCATCTCTCTCCGATGGTGTTGCCGTTAAGCCTTCCGAAGTCAAG GTCTCTGTCGAGTATGGATTGTGCGAAATGATGAACAGCAAGGCTATCCGTCCCAATGTTGCCCCCAAAGATGGAAACATGGGGTTTGATGTAGCAGTTTGTGAAGCCATGCTCCCAGCTGAGATAGTGGATAAAAATGTTGAAAGGATGTGTAAAGAG TTGCCCCAGTGGGAAGAATCAGTTCTGCAAGCAGGGGCAAGATATCAGCAGTTAATTAAGGACCTTGCAGATAAATACCCTACTGAGAACTTGCTGCTTGTTACACATG GGGAAGGAGTCAAGGTAGCTGTTTCTTCATTCAAAAAGGATGCTGAGGTAAATGAAGTCGATTACTGTGGATATGTGGAACTTAGACGTCCCATGTTCATGAAAGATCACACATTTGCCGCTGGAGAGTTCGATTTACTTACAACTAGTGGTCAAACTGGCGTAAGCTATTTCCTACCACGTCCTTTGGGAAGTGACACCAACCAAACTTTACCATGA
- the LOC100780830 gene encoding uncharacterized protein isoform X2, whose product MLSLRLLRLFSVRSTCNQAPILQESYKVYKETGLRSLSTETPTRSVGVGSVKMSSRGKQGAIVSYQNVVVMRHGERFDNFEPSWAATAARPWDPPLAEAGRKRAFKTGLRLRESVEFPIGRVFVSPFLRCLQTAVELVASLSDGVAVKPSEVKVSVEYGLCEMMNSKAIRPNVAPKDGNMGFDVAVCEAMLPAEIVDKNVERMCKEWEESVLQAGARYQQLIKDLADKYPTENLLLVTHGEGVKVAVSSFKKDAEVNEVDYCGYVELRRPMFMKDHTFAAGEFDLLTTSGQTGVSYFLPRPLGSDTNQTLP is encoded by the exons ATGCTTTCGTTACGGTTACTTCGCCTTTTCTCTGTTCGTTCTACGTGTAACCAAGCTCCCATTCTGCAGGAAAGCTATAAG GTGTATAAAGAAACTGGCTTACGATCGTTATCTACAG AAACCCCAACACGCTCTGTCGGTGTAGGTTCGGTGAAAATGAGTTCAAGAGGAAAGCAGGGTGCCATCGTTTCTTACCAAAACGTCGTCGTAATGAGGCACGGCGAGCGCTTCGACAACTTCGAGCCGTCATGGGCGGCGACGGCGGCGCGGCCTTGGGACCCGCCGCTGGCCGAGGCCGGCCGGAAACGGGCGTTCAAAACGGGCCTGAGGCTCCGAGAGAGTGTCGAGTTTCCGATCGGGCGCGTCTTCGTTTCGCCGTTCCTCCGCTGCCTCCAGACCGCCGTGGAACTCGTGGCATCTCTCTCCGATGGTGTTGCCGTTAAGCCTTCCGAAGTCAAG GTCTCTGTCGAGTATGGATTGTGCGAAATGATGAACAGCAAGGCTATCCGTCCCAATGTTGCCCCCAAAGATGGAAACATGGGGTTTGATGTAGCAGTTTGTGAAGCCATGCTCCCAGCTGAGATAGTGGATAAAAATGTTGAAAGGATGTGTAAAGAG TGGGAAGAATCAGTTCTGCAAGCAGGGGCAAGATATCAGCAGTTAATTAAGGACCTTGCAGATAAATACCCTACTGAGAACTTGCTGCTTGTTACACATG GGGAAGGAGTCAAGGTAGCTGTTTCTTCATTCAAAAAGGATGCTGAGGTAAATGAAGTCGATTACTGTGGATATGTGGAACTTAGACGTCCCATGTTCATGAAAGATCACACATTTGCCGCTGGAGAGTTCGATTTACTTACAACTAGTGGTCAAACTGGCGTAAGCTATTTCCTACCACGTCCTTTGGGAAGTGACACCAACCAAACTTTACCATGA
- the LOC100780830 gene encoding uncharacterized protein isoform X4: MSSRGKQGAIVSYQNVVVMRHGERFDNFEPSWAATAARPWDPPLAEAGRKRAFKTGLRLRESVEFPIGRVFVSPFLRCLQTAVELVASLSDGVAVKPSEVKVSVEYGLCEMMNSKAIRPNVAPKDGNMGFDVAVCEAMLPAEIVDKNVERMCKELPQWEESVLQAGARYQQLIKDLADKYPTENLLLVTHGEGVKVAVSSFKKDAEVNEVDYCGYVELRRPMFMKDHTFAAGEFDLLTTSGQTGVSYFLPRPLGSDTNQTLP, encoded by the exons ATGAGTTCAAGAGGAAAGCAGGGTGCCATCGTTTCTTACCAAAACGTCGTCGTAATGAGGCACGGCGAGCGCTTCGACAACTTCGAGCCGTCATGGGCGGCGACGGCGGCGCGGCCTTGGGACCCGCCGCTGGCCGAGGCCGGCCGGAAACGGGCGTTCAAAACGGGCCTGAGGCTCCGAGAGAGTGTCGAGTTTCCGATCGGGCGCGTCTTCGTTTCGCCGTTCCTCCGCTGCCTCCAGACCGCCGTGGAACTCGTGGCATCTCTCTCCGATGGTGTTGCCGTTAAGCCTTCCGAAGTCAAG GTCTCTGTCGAGTATGGATTGTGCGAAATGATGAACAGCAAGGCTATCCGTCCCAATGTTGCCCCCAAAGATGGAAACATGGGGTTTGATGTAGCAGTTTGTGAAGCCATGCTCCCAGCTGAGATAGTGGATAAAAATGTTGAAAGGATGTGTAAAGAG TTGCCCCAGTGGGAAGAATCAGTTCTGCAAGCAGGGGCAAGATATCAGCAGTTAATTAAGGACCTTGCAGATAAATACCCTACTGAGAACTTGCTGCTTGTTACACATG GGGAAGGAGTCAAGGTAGCTGTTTCTTCATTCAAAAAGGATGCTGAGGTAAATGAAGTCGATTACTGTGGATATGTGGAACTTAGACGTCCCATGTTCATGAAAGATCACACATTTGCCGCTGGAGAGTTCGATTTACTTACAACTAGTGGTCAAACTGGCGTAAGCTATTTCCTACCACGTCCTTTGGGAAGTGACACCAACCAAACTTTACCATGA
- the LOC100780830 gene encoding uncharacterized protein isoform X1 produces the protein MLSLRLLRLFSVRSTCNQAPILQESYKVYKETGLRSLSTETPTRSVGVGSVKMSSRGKQGAIVSYQNVVVMRHGERFDNFEPSWAATAARPWDPPLAEAGRKRAFKTGLRLRESVEFPIGRVFVSPFLRCLQTAVELVASLSDGVAVKPSEVKVSVEYGLCEMMNSKAIRPNVAPKDGNMGFDVAVCEAMLPAEIVDKNVERMCKELPQWEESVLQAGARYQQLIKDLADKYPTENLLLVTHGEGVKVAVSSFKKDAEVNEVDYCGYVELRRPMFMKDHTFAAGEFDLLTTSGQTGVSYFLPRPLGSDTNQTLP, from the exons ATGCTTTCGTTACGGTTACTTCGCCTTTTCTCTGTTCGTTCTACGTGTAACCAAGCTCCCATTCTGCAGGAAAGCTATAAG GTGTATAAAGAAACTGGCTTACGATCGTTATCTACAG AAACCCCAACACGCTCTGTCGGTGTAGGTTCGGTGAAAATGAGTTCAAGAGGAAAGCAGGGTGCCATCGTTTCTTACCAAAACGTCGTCGTAATGAGGCACGGCGAGCGCTTCGACAACTTCGAGCCGTCATGGGCGGCGACGGCGGCGCGGCCTTGGGACCCGCCGCTGGCCGAGGCCGGCCGGAAACGGGCGTTCAAAACGGGCCTGAGGCTCCGAGAGAGTGTCGAGTTTCCGATCGGGCGCGTCTTCGTTTCGCCGTTCCTCCGCTGCCTCCAGACCGCCGTGGAACTCGTGGCATCTCTCTCCGATGGTGTTGCCGTTAAGCCTTCCGAAGTCAAG GTCTCTGTCGAGTATGGATTGTGCGAAATGATGAACAGCAAGGCTATCCGTCCCAATGTTGCCCCCAAAGATGGAAACATGGGGTTTGATGTAGCAGTTTGTGAAGCCATGCTCCCAGCTGAGATAGTGGATAAAAATGTTGAAAGGATGTGTAAAGAG TTGCCCCAGTGGGAAGAATCAGTTCTGCAAGCAGGGGCAAGATATCAGCAGTTAATTAAGGACCTTGCAGATAAATACCCTACTGAGAACTTGCTGCTTGTTACACATG GGGAAGGAGTCAAGGTAGCTGTTTCTTCATTCAAAAAGGATGCTGAGGTAAATGAAGTCGATTACTGTGGATATGTGGAACTTAGACGTCCCATGTTCATGAAAGATCACACATTTGCCGCTGGAGAGTTCGATTTACTTACAACTAGTGGTCAAACTGGCGTAAGCTATTTCCTACCACGTCCTTTGGGAAGTGACACCAACCAAACTTTACCATGA